TCGTCGCAAGGAGCAACAAGGTCACCGATGCGCTCAGCCCCATCTGGGAGAACGACTGGAAGGATATCGTGGCCGCTCACACCGATGCTGCGACCGCTGACAAGATGGGGGACCAGTCCAAGAATCAGCCCCTGCAGGTATTGGACTCTGCACACAGCATATTCATCTCGGCATCGGTCGTCGATTCGTTACCGGTCTTCAACAAGCCCGGACCCATAACCGTGATAGCTGACAGCCTCGCGAAGGCTGCAAAGGTCGGCGGAGAGACCATGGTCTTCAAGAACCTGCAGAACCTCGGTCTCAAGAACAACAAGTCACGCAGCCTGGCCGCAGCATTCGTAATGGCCACCGGAGCGACTGAGATGCCTATCAAGCTCAGCAAGGAGGAGAAGGACTTCGCAGATTATCTCCTTCCGTTCGCCAAGGCCGTAGTGGCCGCTAACGGTGACAAGTACCGCGACACCATGAACACGCTGCTCACAGCGTCGGGTTCTGGCGAGAAGGTCTGATGCGGATATCCGCGACGTAATGGGAAACCGAGGGAGCATAGGATTTCACCTCGTGTATCCTCTCGATCTCGTATCCGTCCGGACCACAGGCATCATCGAATATGCTGCAGATCCTGTCCTCGTACTCGCTGACGTAGAATGTGTCGTGATAGTGGATGATACCGTCTGGACGGATCATCGTCAATGCCTTCGGCACGAACTCGGAGGTCGTCTGCACATAGCCCATCAGGATCCTGTCGGCAAATGCCCTCCCAGCGAGATTCCTGTTGTCCGATAGGATCGGTATCACTTTGTCCTCGAGCTCGTTGTCGATGATGTTCCTGCAGAGGAACCTGTAGGATTCCGGATTCTTCTCGCATGCGAAGACACGCCTTGCTCCGGAGTACTTTGCCAACGGGAGCGTGAAATAACCTATTCCGGCGAACATGTCCACGACTGTCTCCCCGGTACAGTCCAGCTTCCTCATGCGCATCCTCTCGTCGGTGTTCCCGGAGGCGAACATGACCTTCGTCACATCGAAACCATACCTGATACCGTTCTCGAGGCGGACTGATTCCGTCTCGGTTCCGTAGATTATCTCCATGCTGGGCTGTCTGAACTCCCCGGACACACCTCTCACATCAGCACAGACCGTCTTCGCGCCCAGGACATCGGCGTAAGTGCGCCCGATCAGCTCCTTGTACTGTTCGCAGCGGGGATCCATCCTCACTATGACAATGTCCCCGACGTACTCCCATTTCTCAGGTACGATGCCCGACAGCTCATCGTATGACGAGAGGATGTCATGTATCTTCTCCTGGGGGCTCCTCCTGTCCAATGTGTGGGCATCCCCCTCGACGGTCTCCAACCCCATCTGACGGACATCATCCAGATGCTCCGGCAGGATAGGTATGTAGCGATAATCGGAGTCCTTGCCGATCTTCGCATGGAGATCGACATACTCCAGAGACATGAGCTTGCGGATGATCGGACCTGCCTCCTCGGAAGGAAGGCGGGCGAATGTCACCCTCTTCATCAGATAGTCCTCAGGACCAAAGGCAAGGCCGACAGCAGAGCGTGGGGGCTCCTGACGATCCTTGTGAAAGTGTCCGACGGGTGGTCGATGTTGAAATCGTTGAGCGTCGGGATCAGATCGTTCTTCAGGATGTAATCGTAGACCTTGTTCAGGTCGGGATCGGTGAGCTTCAGGTATGCCTTCCTCAAACGGTATCCGCGGTCAAGGTCGCGTCCGAAATCCTCGTTGCATGCCCTCTCGTAATCCGAGAGGTCCCTTGCGTAAACGGCATCGGAATCCAGACCTGCGGCCAGGATGTCGGTCAGGTGCCTGTTCGCCCTAAATGCGGGGTAGAGTCCTCCTCCCGAGATGGGCTTGACGAAGCCTGCCGCATCACCGGTCAGTATGCACCTGTCACCGCAGACGAACTGGCGTCCTCCCAGCGGGATCTTGCCTGAGGTCACCTTGATGACCTTGTCCTCCAGGCCCAGCCTGATCAGGAGATCGATGAGGTACTGGGAAGGCGGTCCGGCTGACCATGTGGTGCATAGTCCTATGCGCGTGAATGATCCACAGGGGATTTGCCATGCGAAGAAACCGGGTGCGACGGTGTTCCCCAGGAATACCCTGAAAAGGTCCTGGTTATCCATCCTGAGCTTGACGTCCGCCTGGATCCCCCTCACGTACTCCCTGGGCCTGTTGTCTCCCAAGGACATCGCTATGGTCGACGATGCTCCGTCAGCGCCTATGAGGATCTTTCCCCTGTGCGGACGGACATCGGTGTCCACCACGACGGCATCTCCAATGACGTGCGACTTGTACTTTTCGTTGTAGCAATAATCGGCACCGGCATCGATGGCCGCAGCGGCCATCTTCATCTCCATATCGACCCTGTCGACGATGCGTGCCTTCGGCTTGTCGGAACGGACCTCGATGGACTGTCCGTTGGGGAATATGACCTCTGCGCCGTAGAGTGTGTTGTAGATGTCCGGTTTGACCCTGGACATGGCGATGGTCTCGTCGGAGATGAGTCCGGTGCAGTGCTGAGGCAATCCGGAGCTCTCATGCTCCTCTATCACCAGGACCTCGAACTTCCTTTCCGCCAGCGATCTGGCCGCCAGGTTCCCTGCGGGACCGGCGCCGACAACCACAACATCGTGCATATCAGCTCAGTTCTTCTTGGACTTCTCGTAGTCGGCGATGAACTTCTCGATTCCCTCATCGGTCTTGGGGTGGCCGACCATCTTCTTCAGTGTGTCGTAGGGGATGGTGGCGATGTCGCATCCGTTGAGAGCGGCCTCCAGGACGTGGGTGGGTCCGCGGATGGATGCTGCGATGACCTCTGTGGGATAGCCGTAGTTCTCCAGGATCGTCATGATCTGAGCGACGAGGTCTCCTCCGAACTGTCCGATGTCGTCGAGACGTCCGACGAACGGGGAAACGAACGCTGCTCCTGCCTTGGCTGCCAGGAGTGCCTGCAGAGGCGAGAAGATCAGAGTGACATTGACCTTGATTCCCTCGGACGAGAGGATCTTGGTGGCCTTGAGGGTCTCCACGCACATGGGGAGCTTGACATTGATGTTGGGGTGGATCTTGGCGAGCTCGCGGCCCTCCTTCACCATCTCGTCGCAGGTCATGGACATCGCCTCGGCTGAAATGGGTCCGTCTACGACCTCCGCGATCTCCTTGACGCGTGTCCTAACGTCGACGCCTTCCTTCGCGATGAGACTGGGGTTTGTGGTTACTCCGTCCAGGATACCCCAGCTGTTGATCTCCTTGATCATGTCCAGATTCGCTGTGTCTATGAAAATCTTCATCTCTTCACTTCCTTCCGATGGCCTTCTTGGCCGCGGTGACGATGTCCGCGGTGGTCAGACCGTATTTCACCATTAGCTTGTCAGGTTTTCCGGACTCCCCGAAGGTGTCCTTGGTACCCACTCTCTCGAGAGGCACCCAGTTTCCATCGCAGAGGGCCTCAGCAACGGCCGATCCCAGTCCTCCGATGATGCTGTGCTCCTCGGCGGTGACACAGCATCCGGTCTTTGCGACGGACTTGGCCAGTGTCTCCGTGTCGAGGGGTTTGATTGTTGACATGTTTATGATCTCGGCCTCGATGCCCTCGGCCTTCAGCTGCTCTGCGGCCTCGATGCATGACGATACCATCTGTCCGCATCCGACGATCGTGACGTCCTTGCCCTCGCGGAGCACGGTCGCCTTTCCGATGTGGAACTCCACATCCTCGCTGAGGATCGTCGGGAAGTCGGCACGGCCCATCCTCATGTAGACGGGTCCGTTGTACCTTGCCAGCTCCTTCGTGGCGGCGTATGCCTCGTAAGCGTCTGCGGGAGCGACGACCACCATGTTGGGCAGTGCCCTCATGATCGCCACATCCTCCAATGCCTGGTGGGATGCTCCGTCCTCGCCCACGCTGATACCGCAGTGTGTGGCGACGATCTTGACGTTGAGCTTCGGATAAGCTACCGCGAGCCTGATCTGCTCCCAGCACCTTCCGGTCGCGAACACTCCGAATGTGGATGCGAACACTGTCTTGCCGGATGCTGCCAGTCCTGCGGCGATGCCGATCATGTTGGACTCGGCGATTCCTACCTCGACGAACCTCTCCGGGCACGCCTTCTGGAAATCCGAAGTCTTAGTGGATCCTGCGAGGTCGGCATCCATCACGACTATGTTGGGATCCTCTTTGGCCAATTCGGCCAGGGCCTTGCCGTAGTAGTTGCGCTGTGCGAGCTTCTCTCCGGTCATTGGATCACCGCCTTGAGCTCTGCGACGGCCCTTGCCTGCTCCTCGTCGTTGCAGGCCTTGCCGTGGAATCCGGCGTTGTTCTCCATGAACGAGACGCCCTTGCCCTTGACGGTCTTCATGATGATCACTGTAGGCCTGGCTTTGGCGTTAGCAGCCTTGTCCAGGGCCTCGAGGATCTGGCGCATGTTGTGTCCATCGATGATTATTGCGTTCCATCCGAAGGACTTCCACTTCTCGGGAAGGGGTTCGAGTCCGACCGCTCCCTCGGTGTCGCCTGTGATTTGCAGCCTGTTGCGGTCCACGATAGCTATGAGGTTCGTGAGACCCGCCTGGTGGGCGAACATCGCCGCCTCCCAGTTCTGTCCCTCCTGGAGCTCTCCGTCGCCGAGCATGCATATGGTCTTGTAGTCCTTGCCGTCCATCTTGCCTGCCAGTGCGATACCGCAGGCCATGCTCAGTCCCTGGCCCAGTGAGCCTGTGGACATCTCCACTCCGGGGACCTTGCCGCGAACGGGGTGGCCTTGGAGCTTGGAACCGACCTGCCTCAGGCTGAGGAGGTCATCGACCGGGAAGTACCCGGACTCGGCCAGTGCCGCGTACAATACGGGTGCGACGTGGCCTTTGGAGAGCACGAACCTGTCCCTTCCGTCCCAATCGGGATTCTTGGGGTCGTGCCTCATGAACTTGAAGTAGAGGGCAGCGATCATGTCCGCTGCCGAGAGCGAACCGCCCGGGTGCCCAGAACGGGCCGCGTAGGTCATCTCGACCACATGGAGCCTGAGCTTGTTCGCTATGTTCTCGAGTTCCGCGACTGTGTAGTCCGTCATGATCCTCACTCGCTCTCGATCCTGGGTGCGAGGAGGTAGCTGACCTTAGCCGCACCGTCCGCCAATGCGAAGACGAGTTTCACGGGATAGTCGTTGTCTAACTCGATGTTGACCTGCGTTCCCGAGGGGATTGCCTTGATGATGTTGGAAAGGTAGTCTGGAGGGAACATGCTGCATACTTCTGAGGATGCCTCGATCTTGGCAGCTGAGGCGTCGAGCCTGAGGTACACGGAGTCCGTGTCTCCCTCGCTCGAGAGCTCGAAGTAATCGGGTCCTGCCTTGAGTGTGATGTGATCCGAGATCGACTCCACTGCGCGGATTCCCTTCTGGAGCTCCTCGATGGGGACCAGGATGTTGGTTGCCAGGTTGAGCTGGGGGACCTTGGGGTCGTTCATGCCGGTGGTGTCGATGAGGCTCATGCGCCTTGTGATGTTCCCTACTTTGAAGACGAGCTTGCCTGTGGAGTCGTCCTGCTCCATCCTGATGACTTCTCCGGCTCCTGCGAGCTTGAGGACTCCCTTGACCTTCTCGAGGTCGAGTCCGAGCTCGGTGCTCTCCGCGGAGAAGGACTCGAACGCCTTGTCCGATATGTCCATCTCGATCATGGCTACGTGTGCAGCGTCCACCGCCTTCAGGGTCATGCCCTCAGGGGTGATTGTGAACTTGACCTCGTCTATGAGTGTCGAAATGATGTTGACCAATCCCTTCAGGGTGTCGGATTTCAGATCTGCCGCGAACATGCTATCGCCTCAATACTCTCTCCAAGAGTGGTTGCACTTGGTGCAGCGGTAGATCCTGGTCTCAGGTTCATCGGCCGAACGGGTCTGCCTGATGACGAAGAACGCCTCTGTGTGTCCGCACTCGGGACATGGGATACGGGTCTTGGGCAGGGTGGCCACATTCTCCGTAATCACAGTGGTCTCCTTCTCCTTCAAATCGGTCTTGATGACCTCTGCCTTGCCACCGATATCCTTGGTAGCGCCACACGAATTGCAAACATACTTTCCATCTTTGGGGAACATCATCGAGCCACACGAGCAAAACACGTAATCAGCCTCTGCAAGTGCATCGACTGTCTCTATTTTAAGGTATGTGGCGCGCGTGCGAATATAAGGGAGCGGGGCATGGGCCCCGCATTTGAAAGGTTTACTTCTTGGCGGGTTTCTTCTTCTTTTTCGAAGTCTTCTGAGCACGGAGGTTCGCCTTGACCGCCTCTGCGATCTGCGCTCCCTCCTCGAGACCGTCGGTGACCTTGTTGACATCGAACCTCAGGACCTCCCATCCTTCCTCTTTGAGCTTGGCCTCGACAGCAGCATCTCCGGAACCGGGTTCCTCGACGTACACTGCGACCTTGCCCTTGACGAATGCAACGGGGATCTTGTAGTCTCCATAGTCTCTCCTGCACCTCAGACCCTTGTTCCAAGCGGCCCTCCTGACGAGCGCCTCCGGAGAATAGTCGGTGTAGATGTCGTCCATCTCCTCATCGCCTTCGTCGGCAGGCTCCTCTGCAGGCTCCGCTGCGGGCTCCTCGGCGACAGGTGCGGGTTTGGGTTCAGGTTTAGGTTCCGGTTTGGGCTCGGGTTTGGGTTCGGCCTTGGGCTTCTCCTCATCCTTCGCTGCAGGAACGGATGCCGCCTTAGAGCTGGCATCCTTTGAAGACACGAGTTTGGACATGAAGTCGTTGTTGGTCTTGGGCTTCTCCTCTTTCTTGGGCTCCTCTTTGACCACTGCGGGCTCTGCTGCCTTTGGCGCCTCGACGGGCTTCTCTTCCTTGGCAGGCTCGGCCTTCTCGACCTTCTGAGCGGTAGGTGCGGGTTTGGGCTCGGCCTTGGGCTTCTCGTGCTTCTTGGCCTGCTCCTCCTTCTTCTTCTCCTGCTCTGCCTTCTTCTTGTCCTTCTTGGCCTTTATCTCGAGCTTGTCGTGCCTCTGCTGGACCTTCCTGGCCTCCTCTTCCTGCTTGGCCCTCTGCTTCTTCGCCTTCTTGGCGGATTTGCGTGTAGGGTCGATCGCAGGCTCTGCCTCGGCATATTCCCTGGCGATGCCCGTGTAGACTGCCATCCAGATTCCGATTACCATGATGGCTGCCGCCATGGCCACTGTGGGGTTCACTTTGGCGAAGACGAGTGCTGCCATGATCAGTGCGAGCACCGCCATGGCGATATCGAAGTACAGCATGAGTTTGTTTCCCTTCTTGGAATCGCACATTGCGCAACCAAGCATAGCGATGAGTGCGACGATTCCGACGATTCCAATCACGGTTGTGTCTTCAACGGACAGGGAGATCAGCCCATAGGTCAGTGCCGCAACCAATCCAAGTAGCACGAACAATCCTGCGTCGATCTTCTTTTCTTTCTCCCCCTCACCCATGTACATGAGGATACCTGCCACCAATCCGACGATACCGGCGATGGTCAGGATAGTCTTGGAATAGAATGTCAGTTCCGTCTCGACATCGGCTTTCATCAGCAGCATTACGAACGCTGCGATGATGAACAGGGCTGCTGAGCAGAGCCCTGCGTAGTTTCCGAATTTGTTATCGAGTGTTCCCATGAACTCGAGAATGTTGATTTGTAAATATAACGGTTTTGAAGTGTGGCTCATATTCAATTCGATATCTAGGTTCTATGAGCCAGTATCTGTAAATTGATGTGCCAGACATTCGATTTGATTATTCTGTCCTATGACATCGCTTTTCTAAGATTTTATATACTATACATAATTAGGGAAGAATTACTCTTATAATATGGGGTTTCGAGGAGCCCTGTATCATCATCACAGTCAAGAGGGTGTTAAGACACCTTCTTTCACAAAGTCCTCTCCTGAATGAGAGGCAATATACGAAAAGGAGCTAGCACATGAAAATGAAATGTAAATTCCTGGGCGGTGCCGACATGGTCGGACGCATGGGGATGACTATGGAGGGGGGCGGCATGACCACTCTGATCGAGTACGGTCTCAGCCCTACAAAGCCTCCGGAGTATCCTCTCCCTGCGCCACGCATCGACTATGCGTTCCTTACGCACTCGCACCTGGATCACTGCGGAATGATCCCACAGATCTGCGGCAAGAACGAATGCGATCTGTTCACCACGCCTCTCTCCGCGGAGATCTCGGAGCTGATGATGTACGACACCCTCAAGATCGCCAAGGCCGAGGATTATCCCCAGCCCTACACATCCGGCGATATCGAGAGAACCATGAAGGCAGTCGTGCCGATGACATACCAGGATCAGATTAGCATAAACCACGTCGACGTGACCATGCTGGATGCCGGACACATTCCCGGAGCGGCCATGTTCATGTTCGAGAAGGATTCGAGCGTCATTTACTCAGGCGACATTCACACCGAGACTCAGAGGCTCGTCGGAGGAGCAAGGCCCCACGACTGCAGCACCCTGTTCATCGAGGGAACCTACGGCGGACGCAACCACCCCGACAGGAAGACCACGGAGGAGCAGTTCCTCGCCAAGATCGATGAGGTTATCGACCGCGGCGGAAAGGTTCTCATCCCCTGTTTCGCAGTCGGAAGAACGCAGGAGATCATGCTCCTGCTGAGGAACCTCGGTTACGAGATGTGGGTGGACGGAATGGGAAGATCGGTCACCCGTCTCTTCCTCGACTACCCCGAGTACATCAAGGACGTCAAGCACCTGAAAGCGGCCAAGAGGAAGTTCAACGAGGTCAGGAACTCCGGTTCGAGGGCATCGGCCATAAAGGGCGAGGTCATCGTCACCACCGGCGGAATGCTCGATGGAGGACCGGTCCTCGGATACCTCAACGCCATCAAGGACGACCCCAAGAGCGCCATCCTCCTGGTAGGTTATCAGGCGGAGGACACCAACGGAAGGATGCTCCTCGAGGAGGGATGCGTGAAGATCGACGGCGAGATCGTCAAGATCTCATGCGAACTGCAGAAGTACGATTTCTCGGCTCACGCCGACCACAATCAGATCGTCAACTTCATCAGGGAGTGCGACCCCGACAACGTCATCATCATGCACTCCGAGTCCCGTGAGGCATTCCTGCCCGATCTCGAAGGGGACTACAAGGTCTTCCTTCCCAAGACCGGCGAAGAATTCGAGATCGATCTCTGAAACCTGGACCGGGGCTCTGCCCCGGATTCCGCTTTTTTATACGACCTTATCGTTATCGCAACTATGACCCTCAATCTGGATGAGTACACATGCGAGTTCTGCGGCGGGCCCTGCAAGAATGTAGTCTATGCCGCATTCGTCTGTGACAACCCCGAGTGCATAGAGAAAGCAAGGGTTGCGCGCGGCGGTCCCGGCGGACACATGAAGAAAAAGGCGGAAGGCAAACCCATAATCCCCGAGGACCTTGAATCCGCGGTGGACCTTACCAAGAACTGATCCTTGGAAATTTTATCAAAATCATAGATGGGCCGGTCTCCCGGCCCATAATTTGTTTTTCAGTGCCTGAAGACACGGCATCCGGTGAAGACCATCGCGATGTTGTGCTCGTTGGCGGCATCGATGACCTCCTGGTCCCTGATGCTTCCTCCGGGCTGGATGATGGCTGTCACACCGGCCTTGGCTGCCTCGTCGACTCCGTCCCTGAACGGGAAGAATGCATCCGAGGCCATGACGCAGCCCTCGGTGGGCTCGTTCGCCTTCATGGTGGCGATCTTTGCGGAATCCACACGGCTCATCTGACCGGCTCCGATTCCGACTGCACGCTCGCCCCTGACGTAAACGACGGCGTTGGAGGTCACATGCTTCGCGAGCTTCCATGCGAACAGCAGCGAGTGGATCTCCTCCTCTGTGGGTGCGCGCTTGGTGATGACCTTCAGGTTCTTGGGGTCAACTACGACATCCTCGTCGGTCTGAACGAGCATTCCACCCTGGACCTTCTTCATCTTGTACTCCCTGACCCTCTCGGAAGGTCCGATTGGGCAGTTGGTCCTGAGCAGACGGATGTTCTTCTTGGCCTCCATGATCTCCACTGCGCCCTCTTCGAAGTCGGGACAGAGCACGGCCTCGACGAAGTACTTGGAGATCATCTCCGCGCACTCCTTCGTACAGGGCCTGTTGAGACAGATGACGCATCCGAACGCGGACAAGGGGTCGACGTTGTATGCTGTCTCGAATGCCTCGAATATGGTGTCTGCGGATGCGAGACCACAGGGGTTGGTGTGCTTCATAACGACTGCTGTCGGCCTCTCGAAGTCCATACAGATGTCCAATGCCTTGTCAAGATCGAGGATGTTGTTGTAGGACAGCTCCTTTCCCCAGAGACATTCCGCCTTGGCGACTGTGGGTCCGGGTGTGAACGGGTCCTTGTAGAATGCCGCGGACTGGTTGGGGTTCTCTCCGTACCTGAGGTCCTGGACCTTCTCCAGGGGTATGGGGAACGAGTCGGGGAACTTGCCGATGAACCTCTCCTTCATCTGGGAGGCGATCATGGCGTCGTAATTGGCTGTGGCGACGAATGCGTCTGCCATGAGCTTCTGGTGGAGCTCGAGACTGAGCTCTCCCTTTGTCTTCAGCTGCTCGAGGATCTCAGGATACTGCTTGGGGTCGGTGACGACGGCCACGGACTCGTAATTCTTGGCAGCCGCACGGATCATGCTGGGGCCACCGATGTCGATGTTCTCGACGATGTCCTCGAACTGTACGCCCTCTTTGAGGACCGTCTGCTTGAACGGATACAGGTTGATGACGACCATGTCGATGGGCTCGATTCCCTTGTTCTTGATGGCTGACATGTGGTCAGGAATGTCCCTGCGTGCGAGGATTCCCGCATGTACCTTGGGATGGAGTGTCTTGACACGCCCGTCCAACATCTCGGGGAATCCCGTGACGTCCGATACCTCGGTAACCTTGATACCGTTCTCTTTCAGAAGCTTGTATGTTCCGCCTGTGGAAATGATGTCCACACCTGTGGCGGCGAGTTCCTTTGCAAAATCGACTATGCCGCTCTTGTCGGAAACGCTGATGACTGCTCTTTTTATCTTGGCCAGAAGCACACCCCCTCGTTCGAGGAAATGCATACTCTGTATGCATCTTAGAATGCAGGTTATCAGTTATAACCGTTGGCAAACGAGGTCCGAAGGGGATCGTTTACAAGGCCTCTGAGAGATAGGTTTTGGGTTTTTTTCAAGGCGAAAATCAAGGCATTTTAGAGAGGTGGAGAAAGGTGCTCGGGATGCCGCAATACTAACACGCGAATGTGACGCATGATGTTAGTGGACACAATTTCTTAGAATTTAGGGGATCCGGGCTCGGATTTCTCCGAACCCGGATAGATATTAGGGGAACCCAACCCACGGATCCCTCCGTGACTTAGGTAAATCGTTTATTAGGGTTAGACACACCTACTTTCGACATCTTAACCCAGTAGGCACATCCTTGAAAGGTCATTAGTTTTACGTTGTATTTAAACGTTAAGGTATTGAATTCAGTAAATGTACAAACTGACAAGCGCTTCTTTATCCGCATCCCATCCAGCTGCCATCCACTCCCCGCATTGCGGGTCATACTTGCAAACGTGTAATATCCTCCTCCAATATAATAACAACACCTGAAAAGAGTTCAACAATGTATGAATCTGATCAATAGTTGGATGATATGACCTATTGATTGCTTTTAGGAGGCAGAATAACACAGTTGGCGATATCGACCTAACTCGATATG
The nucleotide sequence above comes from Methanomassiliicoccales archaeon LGM-RCC1. Encoded proteins:
- a CDS encoding class I SAM-dependent methyltransferase family protein, coding for MKRVTFARLPSEEAGPIIRKLMSLEYVDLHAKIGKDSDYRYIPILPEHLDDVRQMGLETVEGDAHTLDRRSPQEKIHDILSSYDELSGIVPEKWEYVGDIVIVRMDPRCEQYKELIGRTYADVLGAKTVCADVRGVSGEFRQPSMEIIYGTETESVRLENGIRYGFDVTKVMFASGNTDERMRMRKLDCTGETVVDMFAGIGYFTLPLAKYSGARRVFACEKNPESYRFLCRNIIDNELEDKVIPILSDNRNLAGRAFADRILMGYVQTTSEFVPKALTMIRPDGIIHYHDTFYVSEYEDRICSIFDDACGPDGYEIERIHEVKSYAPSVSHYVADIRIRPSRQNPTL
- a CDS encoding NAD(P)/FAD-dependent oxidoreductase — translated: MHDVVVVGAGPAGNLAARSLAERKFEVLVIEEHESSGLPQHCTGLISDETIAMSRVKPDIYNTLYGAEVIFPNGQSIEVRSDKPKARIVDRVDMEMKMAAAAIDAGADYCYNEKYKSHVIGDAVVVDTDVRPHRGKILIGADGASSTIAMSLGDNRPREYVRGIQADVKLRMDNQDLFRVFLGNTVAPGFFAWQIPCGSFTRIGLCTTWSAGPPSQYLIDLLIRLGLEDKVIKVTSGKIPLGGRQFVCGDRCILTGDAAGFVKPISGGGLYPAFRANRHLTDILAAGLDSDAVYARDLSDYERACNEDFGRDLDRGYRLRKAYLKLTDPDLNKVYDYILKNDLIPTLNDFNIDHPSDTFTRIVRSPHALLSALPLVLRTI
- the fsa gene encoding fructose-6-phosphate aldolase produces the protein MKIFIDTANLDMIKEINSWGILDGVTTNPSLIAKEGVDVRTRVKEIAEVVDGPISAEAMSMTCDEMVKEGRELAKIHPNINVKLPMCVETLKATKILSSEGIKVNVTLIFSPLQALLAAKAGAAFVSPFVGRLDDIGQFGGDLVAQIMTILENYGYPTEVIAASIRGPTHVLEAALNGCDIATIPYDTLKKMVGHPKTDEGIEKFIADYEKSKKN
- a CDS encoding transketolase family protein, whose translation is MTGEKLAQRNYYGKALAELAKEDPNIVVMDADLAGSTKTSDFQKACPERFVEVGIAESNMIGIAAGLAASGKTVFASTFGVFATGRCWEQIRLAVAYPKLNVKIVATHCGISVGEDGASHQALEDVAIMRALPNMVVVAPADAYEAYAATKELARYNGPVYMRMGRADFPTILSEDVEFHIGKATVLREGKDVTIVGCGQMVSSCIEAAEQLKAEGIEAEIINMSTIKPLDTETLAKSVAKTGCCVTAEEHSIIGGLGSAVAEALCDGNWVPLERVGTKDTFGESGKPDKLMVKYGLTTADIVTAAKKAIGRK
- a CDS encoding transketolase, which produces MTDYTVAELENIANKLRLHVVEMTYAARSGHPGGSLSAADMIAALYFKFMRHDPKNPDWDGRDRFVLSKGHVAPVLYAALAESGYFPVDDLLSLRQVGSKLQGHPVRGKVPGVEMSTGSLGQGLSMACGIALAGKMDGKDYKTICMLGDGELQEGQNWEAAMFAHQAGLTNLIAIVDRNRLQITGDTEGAVGLEPLPEKWKSFGWNAIIIDGHNMRQILEALDKAANAKARPTVIIMKTVKGKGVSFMENNAGFHGKACNDEEQARAVAELKAVIQ
- a CDS encoding DNA polymerase sliding clamp — encoded protein: MFAADLKSDTLKGLVNIISTLIDEVKFTITPEGMTLKAVDAAHVAMIEMDISDKAFESFSAESTELGLDLEKVKGVLKLAGAGEVIRMEQDDSTGKLVFKVGNITRRMSLIDTTGMNDPKVPQLNLATNILVPIEELQKGIRAVESISDHITLKAGPDYFELSSEGDTDSVYLRLDASAAKIEASSEVCSMFPPDYLSNIIKAIPSGTQVNIELDNDYPVKLVFALADGAAKVSYLLAPRIESE
- a CDS encoding transcription factor S, which translates into the protein MSTRSPTVSRRERRSQRRSRRTSVLRRLRKRRRNPPRSKPFKCGAHAPLPYIRTRATYLKIETVDALAEADYVFCSCGSMMFPKDGKYVCNSCGATKDIGGKAEVIKTDLKEKETTVITENVATLPKTRIPCPECGHTEAFFVIRQTRSADEPETRIYRCTKCNHSWREY
- a CDS encoding MBL fold metallo-hydrolase, which produces MKCKFLGGADMVGRMGMTMEGGGMTTLIEYGLSPTKPPEYPLPAPRIDYAFLTHSHLDHCGMIPQICGKNECDLFTTPLSAEISELMMYDTLKIAKAEDYPQPYTSGDIERTMKAVVPMTYQDQISINHVDVTMLDAGHIPGAAMFMFEKDSSVIYSGDIHTETQRLVGGARPHDCSTLFIEGTYGGRNHPDRKTTEEQFLAKIDEVIDRGGKVLIPCFAVGRTQEIMLLLRNLGYEMWVDGMGRSVTRLFLDYPEYIKDVKHLKAAKRKFNEVRNSGSRASAIKGEVIVTTGGMLDGGPVLGYLNAIKDDPKSAILLVGYQAEDTNGRMLLEEGCVKIDGEIVKISCELQKYDFSAHADHNQIVNFIRECDPDNVIIMHSESREAFLPDLEGDYKVFLPKTGEEFEIDL
- the purH gene encoding bifunctional phosphoribosylaminoimidazolecarboxamide formyltransferase/IMP cyclohydrolase, with the translated sequence MHFLERGGVLLAKIKRAVISVSDKSGIVDFAKELAATGVDIISTGGTYKLLKENGIKVTEVSDVTGFPEMLDGRVKTLHPKVHAGILARRDIPDHMSAIKNKGIEPIDMVVINLYPFKQTVLKEGVQFEDIVENIDIGGPSMIRAAAKNYESVAVVTDPKQYPEILEQLKTKGELSLELHQKLMADAFVATANYDAMIASQMKERFIGKFPDSFPIPLEKVQDLRYGENPNQSAAFYKDPFTPGPTVAKAECLWGKELSYNNILDLDKALDICMDFERPTAVVMKHTNPCGLASADTIFEAFETAYNVDPLSAFGCVICLNRPCTKECAEMISKYFVEAVLCPDFEEGAVEIMEAKKNIRLLRTNCPIGPSERVREYKMKKVQGGMLVQTDEDVVVDPKNLKVITKRAPTEEEIHSLLFAWKLAKHVTSNAVVYVRGERAVGIGAGQMSRVDSAKIATMKANEPTEGCVMASDAFFPFRDGVDEAAKAGVTAIIQPGGSIRDQEVIDAANEHNIAMVFTGCRVFRH